The Streptomyces sp. NBC_00344 genome includes a window with the following:
- a CDS encoding YihY/virulence factor BrkB family protein has protein sequence MQAANETGERHSGLLHRARALYRNVSKRRMAWLLVKDTVNSCMEYRILGLAAEAAFFTLLSLPPLLLSLIALLGYVDGWTDTHTVASLEQNILNAASTVLSDRGVHEFAKPLLEDVTHGRRPDLVSIGFALALWSGSRAVNVFIDTITVMYGLDGRRGIVMTRLLSLLLYIVALLIGAVVLPLAVVGPDRVVEFVPGGEEVVAILYWPVVVVLSIAFLTTLYHVSVPVRSPWIEDIPGALVALGMWFLGSFLLRIYLTGEVEGPTIYGSLAAPIAVLLWIGISAFAVLVGAAVNAAIDRVWPSVATAAARAANERQRAAQAAGTGASPYHPGAPGPETADDEEDEEDEGGSDMPSEFPERWSRFLPPEDVTSRLRSRRPDDKRSPEHTTRDQD, from the coding sequence GTGCAGGCAGCAAATGAAACAGGGGAGCGCCATTCAGGCCTGCTCCACCGCGCGAGAGCCCTCTACCGCAACGTCTCCAAGCGCCGGATGGCCTGGTTGCTGGTGAAGGACACCGTCAACTCGTGCATGGAGTACCGGATCCTGGGACTCGCGGCCGAGGCGGCGTTCTTCACGCTGCTCTCGCTGCCGCCGCTGCTGCTCAGTCTGATCGCTCTGCTCGGTTACGTCGACGGCTGGACCGACACCCACACCGTCGCGAGCCTCGAGCAGAACATCCTCAACGCCGCCAGCACGGTCCTCTCCGACCGGGGGGTCCACGAGTTCGCGAAACCGCTGCTGGAGGACGTCACCCACGGCAGGCGCCCCGATCTGGTCTCCATCGGCTTCGCCCTTGCTCTGTGGTCGGGCTCGCGGGCGGTCAATGTCTTCATCGACACCATCACGGTGATGTACGGCCTCGACGGCCGCCGTGGCATTGTCATGACCCGGCTGCTCTCACTGCTGCTCTACATCGTCGCGCTGCTGATCGGAGCGGTGGTGCTGCCGCTCGCGGTGGTGGGGCCGGACCGGGTGGTGGAGTTCGTCCCCGGCGGTGAGGAAGTCGTCGCCATCCTGTACTGGCCGGTGGTGGTCGTGCTGTCGATCGCGTTCCTCACCACCCTCTACCACGTGTCCGTACCGGTTCGGTCGCCATGGATAGAGGACATTCCGGGGGCTCTGGTGGCCCTCGGAATGTGGTTCCTGGGAAGTTTCCTGCTGCGGATCTACCTCACGGGTGAAGTGGAGGGGCCGACGATCTACGGTTCGCTCGCCGCGCCCATCGCGGTGCTGCTGTGGATCGGCATCTCGGCTTTCGCCGTTCTGGTCGGCGCGGCGGTCAACGCGGCCATCGACCGGGTCTGGCCCTCCGTTGCGACAGCGGCGGCCCGCGCGGCGAACGAGCGGCAGCGGGCAGCGCAGGCCGCCGGGACCGGCGCGTCCCCGTACCACCCCGGCGCCCCGGGCCCGGAGACCGCGGACGACGAGGAGGACGAGGAGGACGAGGGGGGCTCGGACATGCCATCCGAGTTCCCCGAGCGCTGGTCGCGGTTCCTGCCCCCGGAGGACGTCACGTCGCGGCTGCGCTCCAGGAGGCCCGACGACAAGCGGTCCCCCGAGCACACCACGCGCGACCAGGACTGA
- a CDS encoding DUF6597 domain-containing transcriptional factor, which produces MYAQWPSRLEGAVVWTRTVQGPDDHPVLPDGCMDLIWTDGILLVAGPDTRAHLPEASSATRYAGVRFAPGCGPALLGVPAYELRDRRVGLTDLWPAAVTRRLTDRVDGASDHVAALESVVLRRAAEAEPPDPLLRAVAEQLDTGRSVAGTAESVGLGARQLHRRSLDAFGYGPKTLARVLRLQRALALVAAGAPYAYAAIAAGCTDQAHLAREMRGLAGMSLSSYVASNSYVASANSDTSDPSGSSTVA; this is translated from the coding sequence GTGTACGCACAGTGGCCGTCCCGGCTTGAGGGCGCCGTCGTCTGGACGCGCACCGTGCAGGGTCCCGACGACCACCCGGTGCTGCCCGACGGATGCATGGACCTGATCTGGACCGATGGCATCCTGCTGGTCGCGGGCCCGGACACGCGCGCACACCTGCCGGAAGCCTCCTCCGCCACCCGGTACGCCGGGGTGCGCTTCGCACCGGGCTGCGGGCCCGCGCTGCTCGGCGTACCGGCGTACGAACTGCGCGACCGGCGCGTCGGACTGACCGATCTGTGGCCCGCCGCCGTCACCCGCAGGCTCACCGACCGGGTCGACGGGGCGTCCGACCACGTGGCTGCGCTGGAGTCCGTGGTGCTGCGGCGCGCTGCCGAAGCGGAGCCGCCCGATCCACTGCTGAGGGCCGTCGCCGAGCAGCTGGACACCGGCCGCTCCGTCGCCGGGACCGCGGAATCGGTCGGCCTCGGCGCCCGGCAGCTGCACCGCCGTTCGCTGGACGCCTTCGGATACGGGCCCAAGACCCTCGCCCGGGTACTGCGGCTCCAGCGCGCGCTGGCTCTCGTCGCCGCCGGGGCGCCGTACGCGTATGCGGCGATCGCGGCCGGCTGCACCGACCAGGCGCATCTCGCCCGCGAGATGCGCGGTCTGGCCGGGATGTCGCTGAGCAGCTATGTGGCGTCGAACAGCTATGTGGCGTCGGCGAACAGCGACACCTCGGATCCGTCGGGATCGAGCACTGTCGCGTAA
- a CDS encoding DUF1877 family protein: MNHRYHLRSVPAAALTYDPDWLAAQFDDDWDDLQALCALHLADVLQKDFTDVDRLYTAHGSGHAGSLPVLGGRPVPHHDDRLPSFAVLTPPGVEEAAAFLTGVCFDALWPVVCKELTAPYGPVVPEPRIREHFARAHEGLTAFYARAADEERSVVKWLLL, encoded by the coding sequence GTGAACCACCGTTACCACCTCCGGTCGGTGCCCGCTGCCGCTCTCACCTACGACCCCGACTGGCTGGCCGCCCAGTTCGATGACGACTGGGACGACTTACAGGCGCTCTGCGCGTTACATCTGGCGGACGTGCTGCAGAAGGACTTCACCGACGTCGACCGGCTGTACACAGCGCACGGCAGCGGCCATGCGGGCAGCCTGCCGGTGCTGGGCGGCCGTCCCGTACCGCATCACGACGACCGGCTGCCGTCCTTCGCAGTCCTCACCCCGCCGGGAGTCGAGGAGGCCGCGGCCTTTCTGACCGGGGTCTGCTTCGATGCCCTGTGGCCGGTGGTGTGCAAGGAACTCACCGCGCCGTACGGACCTGTCGTCCCCGAGCCCCGGATCCGCGAGCACTTCGCGCGCGCCCATGAGGGGCTCACGGCCTTCTACGCGCGGGCCGCCGACGAGGAACGGTCGGTCGTCAAGTGGCTGCTGCTCTGA
- a CDS encoding RNA polymerase sigma factor — translation MIRGGERPDAPGHDAELTAAVARAQQGDEVAFAAAYRLVHPGLLGYVRGLVGTEAEDVASDAWLEIARDLWRFRGDGAGFRGWTATIARHRAMDHLRRRRRRPLTAAIEQDVLDLPDGHDTAADALDNLSTGQALAIIATLPPDQAEAVLLRVVVGLDGPAAARVLDKRVGAVRMASHRGLKQLAAKFAAGRPEVTSGASRTLRNET, via the coding sequence GTGATCCGAGGCGGGGAGCGGCCGGACGCGCCCGGCCACGACGCTGAGCTGACCGCCGCTGTGGCGCGTGCGCAGCAGGGCGACGAAGTGGCCTTCGCCGCGGCCTACCGTCTCGTCCACCCCGGACTTCTCGGCTACGTACGGGGGCTGGTCGGCACGGAGGCCGAGGACGTGGCGTCCGACGCATGGCTGGAGATCGCCAGAGACCTGTGGCGCTTCCGTGGCGACGGTGCGGGGTTCCGGGGCTGGACCGCGACCATCGCCAGGCACCGCGCGATGGACCATCTGCGCCGCCGCAGACGCAGACCGCTCACCGCGGCGATCGAACAGGACGTGCTCGATCTCCCGGACGGTCACGACACGGCGGCGGACGCACTGGACAACCTGTCGACCGGGCAGGCGCTCGCGATCATCGCGACGCTGCCGCCGGACCAGGCGGAGGCGGTTCTGCTGCGTGTGGTGGTGGGGCTCGACGGGCCGGCCGCGGCCCGTGTTCTGGACAAGCGGGTGGGGGCCGTACGGATGGCGTCGCACCGGGGCCTGAAGCAGTTGGCGGCGAAGTTCGCGGCCGGCCGGCCGGAAGTGACGTCCGGCGCTTCCCGGACACTGAGGAACGAGACATGA
- a CDS encoding L,D-transpeptidase gives MGRVKGSIGIALLVGVVLAGASACGGNAEASGSGASAGKASGKAQASAHPKPARPAGPPMLLNTIAPKTGATVGVAMPISVVFSNPVGTSARGTVEKHLKVTASVPVTGAWHWFSSTRVDWRPENYWKPGTKVKLDADLKDVSNGNGRYGTHGYQHTFTIGDDVEATASVPGHTMQVKRDGKLVRTLPIDAGSPSFPSWDGTMAVIDKAREVHMTSCSVGISCTKGSPDFYDLTLPWDVHLTTSGTYIHYSTGDPYPGHSYGSHGCIHLSLADSKWFYDFVKQGDPVTITGSPRGKAAGDNGYAAFNLSWSKWLETSASGARTTGAL, from the coding sequence ATGGGCCGGGTCAAGGGCAGTATAGGAATCGCACTGCTGGTCGGTGTGGTGCTCGCCGGCGCGAGTGCCTGCGGCGGAAACGCCGAAGCCTCGGGTTCGGGGGCATCCGCGGGGAAAGCCTCCGGGAAGGCGCAGGCGAGCGCACATCCGAAGCCGGCACGTCCCGCGGGCCCGCCGATGCTGTTGAACACGATCGCGCCCAAGACCGGTGCCACCGTCGGGGTCGCCATGCCGATCTCGGTGGTCTTCAGCAACCCGGTGGGCACATCGGCTCGTGGCACGGTCGAGAAGCACCTCAAGGTGACCGCTTCGGTTCCGGTCACCGGCGCCTGGCACTGGTTCAGCAGCACCCGGGTCGACTGGCGGCCCGAGAACTACTGGAAGCCCGGCACCAAGGTGAAGCTCGATGCCGATCTGAAGGACGTGAGCAACGGCAACGGCCGCTACGGAACCCATGGTTACCAGCACACCTTCACGATCGGGGACGACGTCGAGGCCACCGCATCGGTGCCGGGACACACGATGCAGGTGAAGCGTGACGGCAAGCTGGTCCGCACCCTGCCCATTGACGCGGGCAGCCCGAGCTTCCCCTCCTGGGACGGCACCATGGCGGTCATCGACAAAGCACGCGAGGTGCACATGACCTCCTGCAGTGTCGGTATCAGCTGCACCAAGGGCAGCCCCGACTTCTACGACCTGACCCTGCCCTGGGATGTCCACCTGACCACGTCGGGTACGTACATCCACTACTCGACCGGCGACCCCTACCCGGGCCACAGTTACGGCTCGCACGGCTGTATCCACTTGTCCCTGGCGGACTCGAAGTGGTTCTACGACTTCGTCAAGCAGGGAGACCCCGTCACCATCACCGGGTCGCCGCGGGGCAAGGCCGCGGGGGACAACGGCTACGCGGCCTTCAACCTGTCCTGGTCGAAGTGGCTGGAGACCAGCGCTTCGGGTGCGCGGACGACGGGCGCCCTCTAG
- a CDS encoding GAF domain-containing protein: MRTTAPSAFGLSAPHTRETARALHGLREAALSGDRSGPAPRPVIDASWKRMLRIGVDPDRGTSSALLDREDLEHRRRATPLGELLPALSEGLIPAADASAQIVVITDGEGRVLWRDGNQAVIRRANGICLEEGAAWSEDSTGTNAVGTVLEAGRPLQVHSAEHFVRTLQNWTCAAAPVHDPRDGRLLGVIDVSGPDHTFHPATLALVESVARLAVAELRNRHLISVEGLRSVASPILSRLGGRALAVDANGWPAAVTGMPPVARLPLPRSFAAGRMWLPSLGMCAVEPLPGGWLIRVDDENTGAGSPAPPGRVVLDLSGRRRWSVTVSGAAGSWTQGLTPRHAELLYVLSLHRGGRTAAELAGDLFGDPTRKVTVRAEMSRVRRTLAEVLAHRPYRFLEEVDVTVIRPERPDDLLPHSTAPAVRRSVPPAG; this comes from the coding sequence ATGAGGACCACGGCCCCGAGCGCGTTTGGTCTGTCCGCCCCGCACACCCGTGAGACGGCGCGTGCGCTGCACGGACTGCGCGAGGCCGCCCTCTCGGGTGACCGGTCGGGGCCCGCCCCGCGTCCGGTCATCGACGCGTCCTGGAAGCGGATGCTGAGGATCGGCGTCGACCCCGACCGGGGCACCAGCAGTGCGCTGCTGGACAGAGAGGATCTGGAGCACCGGCGCAGGGCGACCCCGCTGGGCGAGTTGCTCCCGGCGCTGAGCGAGGGACTGATCCCGGCTGCCGACGCCTCGGCACAGATCGTGGTCATCACCGATGGTGAGGGTCGGGTGCTGTGGCGCGACGGCAACCAGGCGGTCATCCGCCGGGCCAACGGCATCTGTCTGGAGGAGGGCGCCGCCTGGAGCGAGGACTCGACCGGCACCAACGCGGTGGGCACCGTACTGGAGGCGGGGCGGCCCCTGCAGGTGCACTCCGCCGAGCACTTCGTCCGGACCTTGCAGAACTGGACCTGCGCGGCGGCGCCCGTCCACGATCCGCGGGACGGCAGGCTGCTGGGCGTCATCGATGTCAGCGGGCCCGATCACACCTTCCATCCCGCCACTCTGGCGCTGGTCGAATCCGTGGCGCGGCTGGCCGTGGCGGAGCTGCGCAACCGGCATCTGATCTCGGTCGAGGGGCTACGCTCCGTGGCGTCGCCGATCCTGAGCCGACTGGGCGGACGGGCCCTGGCGGTGGACGCCAACGGCTGGCCCGCCGCGGTGACCGGGATGCCGCCCGTCGCCCGGCTGCCTCTGCCCAGGTCCTTCGCGGCGGGACGGATGTGGCTTCCTTCCCTGGGGATGTGCGCGGTCGAGCCACTGCCGGGCGGCTGGCTGATCCGGGTCGACGACGAGAACACCGGAGCGGGGAGCCCGGCCCCGCCCGGCCGGGTGGTGCTCGATCTCAGCGGCCGGCGCCGGTGGTCGGTCACCGTGTCGGGCGCCGCGGGCAGCTGGACGCAGGGGCTGACACCGCGCCATGCGGAGCTGCTGTACGTACTGAGCCTGCACCGCGGGGGCCGCACGGCAGCCGAACTGGCCGGTGATCTGTTCGGGGACCCGACACGGAAGGTGACGGTACGCGCCGAGATGTCGCGGGTGCGCCGCACCCTGGCCGAGGTCCTGGCACACCGCCCGTACCGCTTTCTCGAGGAGGTGGACGTCACGGTGATCCGTCCGGAGCGTCCGGACGATCTGCTTCCGCACTCGACGGCGCCGGCCGTGCGGCGGTCCGTACCCCCCGCCGGCTGA
- a CDS encoding nitrite/sulfite reductase has protein sequence MAASPETPAPATSRRKVSRHRGEGQWALGHFTPLNGNEQTKKDDDGLNVRTRIETIYSKRGFDSIDGADLRGRMRWWGLYTQRKPGIDGGKTAILEPEELDDEYFMLRVRIDGGRLTTEQLRIIGEISQEFARGTADITDRQNIQLHWIRIEDVPEIWRRLEAVGLSTTEACGDTPRTILGSPVAGVAADEIIDGTPAIDEINRRFIGNPDFSNLPRKFKTAISGSPLLDVAHEINDIAFVGVNHPDHGPGFDLWVGGGLSTNPRLGVRLGAWVPLDEAPDVFGGVIGIFRDYGYRRLRNRARLKFLLADWGPEKFRQVLEDEYLQRKLVDGPAPEQPAGVWRDHLGVHPQYDGRFYVGFAPRVGRVDGTTLAKIADVAASHGSGRLRTTTEQKMIALDIEESQVESFVAALESLDLKVNASPFRRGTMACTGIEYCKLAIVETKQRGASLIDELERRIPEFDEPITININGCPNACARIQVADIGLKGQLMLDKDGNQVEGFQVHLGGALGLDAGFGRKVRGLKVTSDELPDYVERVLKRFQAERADGERFATWAARASAEALS, from the coding sequence ATGGCCGCCAGCCCGGAAACTCCCGCTCCCGCCACGTCCCGCCGCAAGGTGAGCCGTCACCGTGGCGAGGGTCAGTGGGCGCTGGGTCACTTCACCCCGCTGAACGGCAATGAGCAGACCAAGAAGGACGACGACGGTCTCAATGTGCGGACACGCATTGAGACGATCTACTCCAAGCGCGGCTTCGACTCGATCGACGGCGCCGACCTGCGCGGCCGGATGCGCTGGTGGGGGCTCTACACCCAGCGCAAGCCCGGGATCGACGGCGGCAAGACGGCGATCCTGGAGCCGGAGGAGCTGGACGACGAGTACTTCATGCTGCGGGTGCGGATCGACGGCGGGCGGCTGACCACGGAGCAGCTGCGGATCATCGGCGAGATCTCGCAGGAGTTCGCGCGCGGCACCGCGGACATCACCGACCGGCAGAACATCCAGCTGCACTGGATCCGCATCGAAGACGTCCCGGAGATCTGGCGCCGCCTCGAGGCCGTCGGTCTGTCCACCACCGAGGCGTGCGGTGACACCCCTCGTACGATTCTCGGCTCCCCCGTCGCGGGGGTCGCCGCCGACGAGATCATCGACGGCACTCCGGCGATCGACGAGATCAACCGGCGCTTCATCGGCAACCCCGACTTCTCCAACCTGCCCCGGAAGTTCAAGACCGCCATCTCCGGCTCTCCGCTGCTCGATGTGGCCCACGAGATCAACGACATCGCGTTCGTGGGGGTCAACCACCCCGACCACGGGCCCGGTTTCGACCTGTGGGTGGGCGGTGGCCTCTCGACCAACCCCAGGCTGGGCGTACGTCTCGGCGCCTGGGTCCCGCTCGACGAGGCACCCGACGTCTTCGGCGGTGTCATCGGCATCTTCCGTGACTACGGCTACCGGCGCCTGCGCAACCGCGCCCGGCTGAAGTTCCTTCTCGCCGACTGGGGCCCGGAGAAGTTCCGGCAGGTCCTCGAGGACGAGTACCTCCAGCGCAAGCTGGTCGACGGACCGGCCCCTGAGCAGCCCGCCGGTGTCTGGCGCGACCACCTGGGCGTGCACCCGCAGTACGACGGCCGCTTCTACGTCGGCTTCGCGCCGCGGGTCGGCCGCGTGGACGGCACGACACTGGCGAAGATCGCCGATGTCGCCGCCTCGCACGGCTCCGGCCGGCTCCGTACGACCACCGAGCAGAAGATGATCGCGCTCGACATCGAGGAATCCCAGGTCGAGTCGTTCGTGGCCGCTCTCGAGTCGCTGGACCTGAAGGTCAACGCCTCGCCGTTCCGGCGCGGCACCATGGCCTGCACCGGCATCGAGTACTGCAAGCTGGCCATCGTCGAGACCAAGCAGCGGGGCGCCTCGCTGATCGACGAACTGGAGCGCCGGATCCCGGAGTTCGACGAGCCGATCACCATCAACATCAACGGCTGCCCGAACGCCTGCGCCCGCATCCAGGTCGCCGACATCGGTCTCAAGGGCCAGCTGATGCTGGACAAGGACGGAAACCAGGTCGAGGGCTTCCAGGTGCACCTCGGAGGCGCGCTCGGTCTGGATGCCGGCTTCGGCCGCAAGGTCCGTGGGCTGAAGGTCACTTCGGATGAGCTGCCCGACTACGTCGAGCGGGTGCTGAAGCGTTTCCAGGCCGAGCGCGCGGACGGCGAGCGGTTCGCGACCTGGGCGGCGCGCGCGTCCGCGGAGGCCCTCTCGTGA
- a CDS encoding PadR family transcriptional regulator: MSLRHALLGLLVDRRASGYDLMKLFDGSLANVWSANQSQVYGELKRLADTGLVTVASEGPRGRKEYALTDEGLAELHSWLVDTESGQATRSDVLLRVFFLGVLSHDEAVAFLRHRAQLAADEHTKLEAIKESIASDDSPLAVEGALALEFGLRFSAMREEWANWAVGQLRDTGGPAAS; encoded by the coding sequence ATGAGTCTTCGACACGCACTGCTGGGCCTGCTGGTCGATCGACGGGCAAGCGGCTATGACCTGATGAAACTCTTCGACGGTTCGCTCGCCAACGTCTGGTCCGCCAACCAGAGCCAGGTCTACGGCGAACTCAAGCGCCTCGCCGACACCGGTCTGGTCACCGTGGCCAGCGAGGGCCCGCGCGGCCGCAAGGAGTACGCCCTCACCGACGAAGGCCTGGCCGAGCTGCACTCCTGGCTGGTCGACACCGAATCCGGCCAGGCCACACGGAGCGACGTCCTGTTGCGGGTCTTCTTCCTCGGCGTCCTCAGCCACGACGAAGCGGTGGCTTTCCTGCGGCACCGGGCCCAGCTCGCCGCCGATGAACACACAAAGCTCGAAGCGATCAAGGAATCCATCGCATCGGACGACAGCCCGCTCGCCGTCGAGGGGGCCCTCGCCCTCGAATTCGGCCTGCGCTTCAGCGCCATGCGCGAGGAGTGGGCGAACTGGGCTGTAGGGCAGCTGCGCGACACCGGTGGGCCAGCGGCCTCCTGA
- a CDS encoding VOC family protein — protein MTPSPAPQLDAIGLVVADMVASLAFYRLLGLDIPAEEDSRPHVEVTLPGGLRILWDTEETVRSFDPGRQLPESPGRAGLCFRCDSAAGVDAVYDTLMTAGHRGHLKPWDAFWGQRYATVLDPDGSEVSLFADAT, from the coding sequence ATGACTCCTTCACCTGCTCCGCAACTCGATGCCATCGGCCTTGTCGTCGCCGACATGGTCGCCTCGCTCGCCTTCTACCGTCTGCTCGGTCTCGACATCCCGGCCGAGGAGGACTCCCGGCCCCATGTCGAAGTGACGCTGCCGGGCGGACTGCGCATTCTCTGGGACACCGAGGAAACGGTCCGCTCCTTCGATCCGGGCCGGCAGCTGCCGGAGTCCCCGGGACGCGCCGGACTCTGTTTCCGCTGCGACTCAGCCGCCGGCGTCGACGCCGTGTACGACACGCTCATGACGGCCGGCCACCGGGGGCATCTCAAGCCCTGGGACGCCTTCTGGGGACAGCGTTACGCGACAGTGCTCGATCCCGACGGATCCGAGGTGTCGCTGTTCGCCGACGCCACATAG
- a CDS encoding GNAT family N-acetyltransferase, with amino-acid sequence MSTVTVTTWSLEQTSPADVRPAAEPEGDIRIVRAEVASPEFSRFLYASVGGDIRWTDRLSLNYGQWQELLDRPGVETWVAYERGTPAGYVELDPQDDGVVEIMYFGLLPAFRGRRIGGHLLSHGVRRAWDLADRTPGRAPTKRVWVHTCSKDGPHAMDNYLRRGFRLFRTETEEEAEVVTPGPWPGADA; translated from the coding sequence ATGAGCACCGTCACCGTGACCACCTGGTCCCTGGAACAGACCTCCCCCGCCGATGTCAGGCCGGCCGCCGAGCCGGAAGGCGACATCAGGATCGTCCGCGCCGAGGTGGCGTCGCCCGAATTCAGCCGGTTCCTCTACGCCTCGGTCGGTGGGGACATCCGCTGGACCGACCGGCTCTCGCTGAACTACGGACAATGGCAGGAACTGCTCGACCGGCCGGGCGTCGAGACCTGGGTGGCGTACGAGCGGGGCACCCCGGCCGGGTACGTGGAGCTGGACCCGCAGGACGACGGCGTCGTGGAGATCATGTACTTCGGTCTGCTCCCGGCGTTCCGTGGCCGGCGCATCGGCGGCCACCTGCTCTCGCACGGTGTCCGGCGGGCCTGGGATCTGGCCGACCGCACACCGGGGCGGGCCCCGACGAAGCGGGTCTGGGTGCACACCTGCAGCAAGGACGGACCGCACGCGATGGACAACTACCTGCGCCGGGGCTTCAGGCTCTTCCGAACGGAGACGGAGGAGGAAGCGGAGGTCGTGACTCCGGGTCCGTGGCCCGGAGCAGACGCCTGA
- a CDS encoding acyl-CoA dehydrogenase family protein, translated as MAATTHTVSNQPPPLVGHDVFTSDAVLTEAVDRHTAREIAEEVREELGALGRSAGSGQVQEWGALANEHPPRLRTHDRYGHRIDEVEFHPAWHRLLGKAVSAGLTDAWGRPGGHLRRAAGFLVWSQVEAGHGCPVSMTHAAVPALRSDPALAAEWEPRLTSHIYEQELRPAGGKPGALFGMGMTEKQGGSDVRANTTSAVPLGSDGEYLLTGHKWFCSAPMCDGFLVLAQAPGGPTCFLVPRVLPDGTRNVFAIQRLKDKLGNRSNASGEVEFDGTWGQRVGDEGRGVRTIIEIVAATRLDCAVGSAALMRQAVAQAVHHAAHRSAFGGKLAEKPLMRNVLADLALESEAATTLAMRLAAAYDSDTEEERALLRLAVPAAKYWVTKRCTPVAVEALECLGGNGYVEESGMPRLLRESPLNSIWEGSGNVQALDVLRALQREPQAFDAFLKEVGRARGADHRLDRAIRDLLTELADLEGIEARARRLVERIALVLQGSLLVRWAPSAVADAFCASRLGGDWGTAFGTLPHTLDLASVVDRAAPSGNA; from the coding sequence ATGGCAGCCACCACCCACACCGTGTCCAACCAGCCTCCGCCCCTGGTGGGGCATGACGTCTTCACCTCGGACGCGGTACTGACCGAGGCGGTGGACCGGCACACCGCGCGGGAGATCGCGGAAGAGGTAAGGGAAGAGCTCGGCGCGCTCGGCCGCTCGGCCGGTTCGGGGCAGGTACAGGAGTGGGGAGCCCTGGCGAACGAACATCCGCCGAGGCTGCGCACGCACGACCGATACGGGCACCGGATCGACGAGGTGGAGTTCCATCCGGCCTGGCACCGGCTGCTCGGAAAGGCCGTTTCCGCGGGGCTCACAGACGCGTGGGGCAGGCCGGGCGGCCATCTGCGCCGCGCCGCCGGCTTCCTGGTGTGGTCGCAGGTCGAGGCGGGTCACGGGTGCCCGGTGTCGATGACCCATGCGGCGGTGCCGGCGCTGCGGTCCGATCCGGCGCTGGCCGCGGAGTGGGAGCCCAGGCTCACCTCGCACATCTACGAACAGGAACTGCGGCCCGCCGGGGGCAAGCCCGGTGCGCTGTTCGGGATGGGGATGACGGAGAAGCAGGGCGGCAGCGACGTCCGCGCCAACACGACGTCCGCGGTGCCGCTCGGCAGCGACGGCGAGTATCTGCTCACCGGTCACAAGTGGTTCTGCTCGGCGCCGATGTGCGACGGATTCCTGGTGCTGGCGCAGGCGCCGGGTGGACCGACGTGTTTCCTGGTGCCCCGGGTGCTTCCCGACGGCACGCGCAATGTCTTCGCGATCCAGCGGCTGAAGGACAAACTGGGCAACAGATCCAATGCGTCGGGCGAGGTCGAGTTCGACGGCACCTGGGGCCAGCGGGTGGGCGATGAGGGCCGCGGGGTGCGCACCATCATCGAGATAGTGGCGGCCACCCGGCTCGACTGCGCGGTCGGATCGGCGGCACTCATGCGGCAGGCCGTGGCGCAGGCGGTGCACCATGCCGCGCACCGCAGCGCGTTCGGCGGGAAGTTGGCGGAGAAGCCGCTGATGCGCAACGTACTGGCCGATCTCGCCCTGGAGTCGGAGGCTGCCACCACGCTGGCCATGCGGCTGGCGGCGGCCTACGACAGCGACACGGAAGAGGAGCGGGCCCTGCTGCGGCTCGCGGTACCCGCCGCGAAGTACTGGGTCACCAAGCGCTGCACCCCGGTTGCCGTCGAGGCGCTGGAGTGCCTGGGCGGCAACGGCTACGTCGAGGAGTCCGGGATGCCGCGGCTGCTGCGCGAGTCTCCGCTGAACTCGATCTGGGAGGGCTCGGGGAACGTCCAGGCGCTGGATGTGCTGCGGGCCCTGCAGCGGGAGCCCCAGGCGTTCGACGCCTTCCTCAAGGAGGTCGGCAGAGCGCGAGGCGCCGATCACCGGCTGGACCGGGCGATCAGGGATCTGCTCACCGAACTCGCCGACCTGGAGGGAATCGAGGCCCGGGCGCGCAGGCTCGTCGAGCGCATCGCACTGGTTCTGCAGGGTTCGCTGCTGGTTCGGTGGGCGCCGTCCGCGGTGGCCGACGCGTTCTGTGCGTCGCGGCTGGGCGGCGACTGGGGAACGGCGTTCGGCACCCTGCCGCACACCCTGGACCTGGCGTCGGTCGTCGACCGCGCGGCGCCGTCCGGCAACGCATAA
- a CDS encoding putative leader peptide, protein MSGTGIALISRRHVDLGRVSSAICPAR, encoded by the coding sequence ATGTCTGGAACTGGAATTGCCTTGATTAGTCGACGCCACGTCGACCTCGGCCGCGTGTCCAGCGCCATCTGTCCGGCGCGCTGA